The Hyalangium gracile genome includes a window with the following:
- a CDS encoding CHAP domain-containing protein, which produces MRLFALLAGMVWMTGCATGATGAPLGGQLAFENLRYRPATPAAMPRGIPDEPEEAPPAVAEAPPPAEPRPAVAKRPTPPPSKKAPASREARTEPKKRAQPVSRPVANRDGRELVVATARALVGQPQVRVGGRAYPSDCTGLVEAVYSQAGVPLKGTSKPGDNGVTAIYRYALNHGRVYNGGRPLPGDLVFFRETYDQNRDGRRNDGLTHVGLVDQVDADGTVTVIHRVKRGVVRYRMNLSKPGVGKDPSTGKVLNDTLRAPGQGRSFALTGQLFVAYASVLPSSKPVVVAQR; this is translated from the coding sequence ATGAGGCTCTTCGCGCTGCTGGCCGGGATGGTGTGGATGACGGGGTGCGCCACGGGTGCCACCGGAGCGCCCCTGGGTGGCCAGCTGGCCTTCGAGAACCTGCGGTACCGGCCCGCCACTCCCGCCGCCATGCCGCGAGGCATTCCCGACGAGCCCGAGGAGGCTCCGCCCGCCGTCGCCGAGGCCCCGCCGCCGGCCGAGCCCCGCCCCGCCGTGGCGAAGCGGCCGACGCCCCCTCCGAGCAAGAAGGCCCCGGCCTCCCGCGAGGCGCGCACCGAGCCGAAGAAGCGCGCCCAGCCCGTGTCCCGCCCCGTCGCCAATCGGGATGGCCGCGAGCTGGTGGTGGCCACCGCCCGCGCGCTGGTGGGCCAGCCCCAGGTGAGGGTGGGAGGCCGCGCGTACCCCAGCGACTGCACCGGGCTGGTGGAGGCGGTCTACTCGCAGGCCGGCGTCCCGCTGAAGGGCACGTCCAAGCCGGGAGACAACGGCGTCACCGCCATCTATCGGTACGCGCTGAACCACGGCCGCGTCTACAACGGCGGCCGTCCCCTGCCCGGCGATCTCGTCTTCTTCCGGGAGACGTACGATCAGAACCGCGACGGCCGGCGCAACGACGGGCTCACGCACGTGGGGCTGGTGGATCAGGTGGACGCGGACGGCACCGTCACCGTCATCCACCGCGTGAAGCGCGGCGTGGTGCGCTACCGGATGAACCTCTCCAAGCCCGGCGTCGGCAAGGATCCAAGCACCGGCAAGGTGCTCAACGACACGCTGCGCGCCCCGGGCCAGGGCCGGTCCTTCGCCCTCACCGGACAGCTCTTCGTGGCCTACGCCAGCGTGCTGCCCTCCTCCAAGCCGGTGGTGGTGGCCCAGCGGTAG
- a CDS encoding tetratricopeptide repeat protein, translated as MPRLLALAVLLSLTGCASQAYQRAKDADTVEAYREFLREYPKDDMAEPAEARIEELEFARAQKLHTVLAYKRFLEAYPEAPQARAASSLLEGLRFNAAKEAGTVAVWRQFLADHPDGSQREEARRLMTEAEQKELSTSADPKRLSAFLREVGDDPRRQEVEARLDDQAFAQARVSGATKLFAYLRDFPAGQHREKAKARLLDLEVEGLLVSGLLEEAEAKVKGHPLGPQLEDFPKRLSRARAVREALASREPLAQASYVNFYLRELSDLQQSLGALDPLDRWQAAEELGQHVSVRALEPLLNAFRTARNPLIRQYALESLQTVLRALPRDVAEYEVAARLEGLRERASSAEVYLTIAALLDLTGQLELAATEYQRAFDANNPDPVVLRRWVKIRQERRQLFSSAVAARQLALWAHGVAKEEVVSPEGGVPLASARQLCAAAENARFAAEAIALARKQATEFPEDLNSFERAAQDAVKLSEARLADAELLLRQQNPGVRLCRDQQVRERLTSAVKERTEALGAVGTKLPRLAPVLLEVARDRDPSPEVRALAAARLAALSARGD; from the coding sequence ATGCCCAGGCTTCTTGCGCTCGCGGTGCTGCTGTCTCTCACGGGTTGTGCGTCCCAGGCGTACCAGCGCGCCAAGGACGCGGACACGGTGGAGGCCTACCGCGAGTTCCTTCGCGAGTACCCGAAGGACGACATGGCCGAGCCGGCCGAGGCGCGCATCGAGGAGCTGGAGTTCGCGCGGGCGCAGAAGCTCCACACGGTGCTGGCCTACAAGCGCTTCCTGGAGGCCTATCCGGAGGCGCCGCAGGCCCGCGCGGCGAGCTCGCTGCTGGAGGGGCTGCGCTTCAACGCCGCGAAGGAGGCGGGCACGGTGGCCGTCTGGCGGCAGTTCCTGGCGGACCACCCGGATGGCTCGCAGCGCGAGGAGGCCCGGCGGCTGATGACCGAGGCCGAGCAGAAGGAGCTGAGCACCTCGGCGGATCCGAAGCGGCTCTCGGCGTTCCTGCGCGAGGTGGGGGACGATCCCCGGCGGCAGGAGGTGGAGGCGCGGCTGGATGATCAGGCCTTCGCGCAGGCAAGGGTCTCGGGCGCGACGAAGCTCTTCGCGTACCTGCGGGACTTCCCGGCCGGCCAACACCGCGAGAAGGCCAAGGCGCGGCTGTTGGATCTGGAGGTGGAGGGCCTGCTCGTCTCCGGGCTGCTGGAGGAGGCCGAGGCGAAGGTGAAGGGGCACCCGCTGGGGCCCCAGCTCGAGGACTTTCCGAAGCGGCTGTCTCGGGCCAGGGCGGTGCGTGAGGCGCTGGCCTCGCGGGAGCCGCTGGCGCAGGCCTCGTACGTGAACTTCTACCTGAGGGAGCTCTCGGATCTGCAGCAGTCGCTGGGCGCGCTGGATCCGCTGGATCGCTGGCAGGCGGCGGAGGAGCTGGGGCAGCACGTCTCGGTGCGCGCGCTGGAGCCGCTGCTCAACGCCTTCCGCACGGCGCGCAACCCGCTGATCCGCCAGTACGCGCTGGAGAGCCTGCAGACGGTGCTGCGCGCCCTGCCGCGCGACGTGGCCGAGTACGAGGTGGCGGCGCGGCTGGAGGGCCTGCGCGAGCGTGCGAGCAGCGCGGAGGTGTACCTCACCATCGCGGCGCTGCTGGATCTGACGGGGCAGCTCGAGCTGGCGGCCACCGAGTACCAGCGGGCCTTCGACGCGAACAACCCGGATCCGGTGGTGCTCCGCCGCTGGGTGAAGATCCGCCAGGAGCGCCGGCAGCTCTTCTCCTCGGCGGTGGCGGCGCGGCAGCTCGCGCTGTGGGCGCACGGCGTGGCGAAGGAAGAGGTGGTGTCCCCCGAGGGCGGGGTGCCGCTGGCGTCGGCGCGTCAGCTCTGCGCGGCGGCGGAGAACGCGCGCTTCGCGGCGGAGGCCATCGCGCTGGCGCGCAAGCAGGCGACGGAGTTTCCGGAGGACCTCAACAGCTTCGAGCGGGCGGCCCAGGACGCGGTGAAGCTCTCGGAGGCGCGGCTGGCGGACGCGGAGCTGCTGCTGCGCCAGCAGAACCCGGGCGTGCGGCTGTGCCGGGATCAGCAGGTGCGCGAGCGCCTGACCAGCGCGGTGAAGGAGCGCACGGAGGCGCTGGGAGCGGTGGGCACGAAGCTGCCCAGGCTCGCTCCGGTGCTGCTGGAGGTGGCGAGGGATCGGGATCCGTCGCCCGAGGTCCGTGCCCTGGCGGCCGCTCGGCTCGCCGCCCTCTCGGCACGCGGGGACTGA
- a CDS encoding response regulator: MRKRRILVIDDSEDIHKDFVRILTPGPAQEWEDLARLEEALFGVAPPSTKSTHPGFELDSVFQGREGVAKVRQALAEGRPYSLVFLDYRMPPGWNGFETLRHLRKVAPSLPVVLCSAFSDYSLEEMRREFGQAHGLTELKKPFKKNEVYQVAVALTDEPERVAS; this comes from the coding sequence ATGCGTAAGCGCCGGATCCTGGTGATCGACGACTCCGAGGACATCCACAAGGACTTCGTCCGGATCCTCACTCCCGGCCCGGCGCAGGAGTGGGAGGATCTCGCGCGGCTGGAGGAGGCGCTGTTCGGCGTGGCGCCTCCCTCCACGAAGTCCACGCACCCAGGCTTCGAGCTGGACTCGGTCTTCCAGGGCCGGGAGGGCGTCGCCAAGGTGCGCCAGGCGCTGGCCGAGGGGCGGCCCTACTCGCTGGTGTTCCTGGACTACCGCATGCCGCCGGGCTGGAACGGCTTCGAGACGCTGCGGCACCTGCGCAAGGTGGCGCCCTCGCTGCCCGTCGTCCTGTGCTCGGCCTTCTCGGACTACTCCCTGGAGGAGATGCGCCGGGAGTTCGGCCAAGCCCACGGGCTGACGGAGCTCAAGAAGCCCTTCAAGAAGAACGAGGTGTACCAGGTGGCCGTCGCGCTGACCGACGAGCCGGAGCGCGTGGCCTCCTAG